The following is a genomic window from Planctomycetia bacterium.
GCGGGGCGCGTCGTGGCGAAGCTCGGCGCGGCGCTGGTCACCGGCGGGCGCGACGGCATCATGTCGGCCGCGTCGAAGGCCTGCGCCGAGGCCGGCGGCATCGTGATTGCGGTGATTCCCGGCACGGGCATGGAGGAGGCCAACAGTCATTGCCACTACGTCATCCCGACGGGCCTGGGCTGGGCGCGGAACGTGATCACGGCGATTGCAGGCGACGTGATGATCGTCATCGGCGGCGCAGCGGGCACGCTCAGCGAAATCGCCTACGCATGGATGTACGACCGGCCGATCATCGCCCTGTCGGAAAGCGGCGGCTGGGCCAAGCGCCTCGCGGGAGAAAGCATCGACCACCGCCGGGAGGACACCATCGTCGATTGCCGAAGCGTCGAGCAATTGGAGGCGGTGCTGCGCGAGCTAATGCCGAAGTTGCGGCGGTAGCGCACACAAGGGAACGGGCCGGGCCTTATGCACTCCATAGAACAGGCGGAGCAGGGCAGTGCGATCTCCGATTCGGATCATTTCGCCTTTCCCGGCCCGGAGAATGCGCAGTTTCTCGTGCGGATTGATTCCAAGGAAAGTGGGAGGATCATTCACGCGGTCTGGGGGAGGGTCGCGCGTCCGGAGATTCCACCGGCGTTTCGCGAGTGGATTCGCAATTCAAGCCATCCGATCGAGTTCTCTTTCAGATTCTGGCACTTCGGGGTGCGATTGATTGTGTCTCTTGTCTTCTTGATATTTGCGGTTGCGATGCATGCAAACGGCCAGATCTTGGGTTCTTTCTGGGTCGTCTATGCGATATTCGTTTTGTTGCTGCTGAGCCCGAAGTTCACGGCGCGACGAGTTAAGATGCGATTTGCTCGCATCGTGCTCGAAAATAAAGGCCGCGTATGCCAGAACTGCGGTTTCCTGCTTCATGGGCTCCCGGATCGTCATGAATGCCCGGAGTGCGGCAATGAGTACGATGTGAAATCGCTGCGGGATTCATGGCTTCGATGGATGAAGAGCGAATGACCAACGACGGGCAGGGCGGCGAATCGATCTCGGCGGGCTCGTTTCCGTCGCCGGACGACGTGCACGTGATTGTCAGAAAGAATAATAATGAATTGCGCATCTTAATGGGCTCCAGTTTCTGGTCGGAAGAAGAAGGCACAGGCGTTCCTCGCCCACTTTGGAATTGGTTTCGAGAATCTCGATTGCCCGCCGCTTATTTCTTACGATTCGGGCATGTATTTCAGATCGCGGCCGGCCTGTCCTTCATCCTCGGAACCTTCCTGTCTATTAGTTCAGCGGGGCAAGGCACCTCCGGATGGATTTCAATAGCAAATTTAGGATTCGGTATTGCGTTTTTTGTAGTTCCGTCAATTTCCGGTCGCCGCGTTCGGATTCACTTCGCCAAATATCTTGCTGAACACGCCGGTCTGGTATGCCCGGATTGCGGTTATCTGCTTCACGGATTGCCACCAAAGCATGTATGTCCCGAGTGTGGCAGAAAGTACTCAATAGTCAGTGTGCGTCAATACTGGCTCAGGTGGATGGCGACCCGAAGTCTGCGGTATCCTTCCTCTAGCGATCTAACTCGTGGAAAATAGCTCCACATCGATCGATCCCGAGCAGCAGAAGCCGACGCCGGAGGACCTCGCGGCGTTCTTCGCTTCAAAGCCGGACCTGCGTTCGTTCGTCCGCTCGGCGGCGCAGGATCACGTGCGATTGGCGCTGCGTTCCTTCACGGGCCGACGACCTAAGAACCTGCCGGGGGCTTATTGGCTGTTCCTGACGGACTCGAAGGCGCCCATCGTCATTCTCTTTCGCTGGTGGTCGGTGCTGCTCCTCGTGCTCATCGCGACGCAGCTTGGGTTCATGGCGCTGGCTCTGGCCATCGGCTGGCGATCGATCATGGGCGACATCATGAATCTGCTGCCGGTGCTCGTTCTGGTCGGGAATCCCTACTTCATCGGCGGCCGGGTGAAGGTGCGATTTGCTCGGGAACTGTTCGAGCACGAGGGACGCATGTGCCTGGATTGCGGCTACCTGCTCGAAGGGCTGCCCGATGAGCATACTTGCCCCGAGTGCGGGGAGGCGTATGAGATCGCCGCTTTGCGCGCGGCGTGGCTGCATTGGCTGACGGAGACGTGGCCGGAGGAAGAGGAGGAGACCGACTCAATTGTCAGGTTGCCGTAGGCCCTGGGCACTCGTGATTCCAGACGAGTTTGGGGCGGCCGGAACCCAGCCTGCAGACGCAACGATTCCCGGTCTGACATCGCGAAGCTACTATTTCAATCCGCAATAGAGTTGCGGGAACGCCGCGTAGAAGGCTGCGCAGTCGACCAGGTGCTTGATCGGCACGCTGTCGTTGACGGTGTGGGCGACGGCCTCGGGGGCCGGGCCGAAGCCGACGCAGGGGATGCCGAACATGCCGTTGATGCTGACGGCGTTGGTGCTGAAATTCCACCGGCCGACCTTGGGCGTCTTGCCCCAGAGCTTCTTGTAAGTCTCTACGGCGGCCTGCACGGGCTTTGACTTCTCCGGCATGACCCAGGTGGGGAAATACTTTTCCGTCGGATAGACGAGGCCGGTGTAGCTGCGCTCGGCGTACATCGGAATCTCAACCTTGGCCGAGACGCCGGCGCGCTTGACCGCATCCTTTACCTGTTTGACGGCGAGTTCCTTCGATTCGCCGGTGGTAAGGCGGCGGTCGAGATGGATATACGCATGGGCGGGCACGGCGTTGAGGCTGGGCGTCTTGCACTCCCAGTACGTCGTGGTGATCGTCCCTTTGCCGAGGAACTTGTCATTGGCCAGCTTCGCGTTGAGCTTCTCGATCTCGCTAACGATCTTTGTCATCTTGTAGATGGCGTTATCGCCGAGGTGCGGCATCGAGCCGTGGCACGACTTGCCGGTGACGGTGACGCCGATCTCCATTCGACCGCGCTGGCCGCGAAGAATCTGGCAGTCCGTTGAGTCGGTCACAACGACAACGTCGGGACGCAAGCCGTCTTCCTGGACGATGTACTGCCAGCAGAGGCCGTCGCAGTCCTCTTCCATGACCGTGCAAACGACGTAGAGGGAGAACTCATCGAGCGGGAGCTTGAGGTCGCGCATGATCTTCGCGGAATAGACCATCGCGGGAATCGCGCCTTCCTGATCGCCCGCGCCGCGGCCCCAGACCTTGCCCCCGGCGACCTTGCCCTTGTAAGGGTCGTGCTTCCATTCCTTCGGATTACCGACGCCGACGGTGTCGACGTGGGCGTCGATGGCGATGATCTTCTTTCCGCGGCCGATGCGGCCGAAGATGTTGCCCATCGGGTCGGTCCAGACACGGTCGAAGGCCTTCGTGGCCTGCATTTCCTTCTTGATGCGGGCGATGACCGGGCCTTCCTTGCTGCTTTCGCTGGGAATGGCGACAAGGTCGCGCAGGAAAGAAACCATTTTCGATTCGTAGTGCTTGGCGCGAGCGGTGACTTTCTTGAAATCCATGCTGGTCCGTCATCCTTATTGCAGTGAAGTCATCAGGCCCCCCGCAACGTTGATGCGCGGCGGAAGCGTTCAGTCAATTCTCAATGGTAGCGTAATGAAAACGGCCGATTTGCGGAAGCGCCAACGCGGGCGGCTATTTCGATGCGCTGCGGCGGCCGATCAACTTCTCGTAGTTCGGGTCGCGCCGGTCGATTGAAAGAATGCGCTCCTGAAGGCTGCCGTCCGCGGGGTCCATGAAGACAACGGACACGTCCTTTTTGCCGTCGATGAGTCGGCTGAAGTCGATGTCGATACAGACCATGCCGGTCGAGAAGTCGCCCTTGCTGCCGCGGCGCTCCTTGCGACCGATTTCCTCGCCGACGCTCACGCGGTAATCCTTCTTGTCGATCGTACCCCTGCGCGTCGTCTTGAAGACCGTGAAGGTCACGTTGCCCTTCTTGGAGTCCGCCTTGGTCAGATAGAAGTAGGTATCGCTCACGATCTCGACCGGGCGAGACTCGGGCGACCAATCCGAAGAAACGGTGAGGGCCTTGGCGTCTTCGAGATTCGCCAGCTCCGCGGGATTGCCGGCGTAAACGTTGAGAATCTCATATTTCATGCGATAGACGTAAGTGTGGCCGGGCATGGCCTCGATATCGTGAGCGACGATCGGCATCATGCGATCGGCCGGTCTCGGGTTTGAGTTCACAAGGTCCCGGCGATCCTTCGGCATCTTTCTAATGATCTGATCGAGGAGCTTTTTGGCCTCGCTGGTGACTTTGTCGGGGGCGCTGAGGGTTCCGGCGGCGGCGCGGGCCAGCACGAAGGCGGCGTCGAGATCTTCTTTTTCGAAGGGCCGTTTGCCATCCCGTGCGGCCCTGGCGCGATCGATCCAGGCCTTGGCGCGGCGCTCGGCTTCGCGCGTCACTTCGCTCGGAGGCATGACCTCCTCATTCTTGGGCGGCTCATCCAGAAACGGCACCAGTGGAAGCTTGGCCGACTTGCTCGGCAGCGGCGGTCGGGCAATGGCTTCGGCGCCCGCGGCGATCAGTCGGCGAAACTCGTCGAAGCCCTCGAACTTGAAAGAGCGAGCGGATTTGACGGTCAACTTCGGTTTGGCGAGCGACTGAAACGGCAGATACGTATTAACGTCTTCCCAACCGCGCCGAGGATCGTTCAGATCGCGCCGCTGCAATCGCACCTCGACGATTTCCAGGTAGGAACCGTCGGGATATTTCTCGGTTCGGAAATTCGCATCCTGCTTGACCAGGTCCAACTGCGCCGCGACCGAAACGTACGGCCTGCGCACCTTG
Proteins encoded in this region:
- a CDS encoding YgeY family selenium metabolism-linked hydrolase, which encodes MDFKKVTARAKHYESKMVSFLRDLVAIPSESSKEGPVIARIKKEMQATKAFDRVWTDPMGNIFGRIGRGKKIIAIDAHVDTVGVGNPKEWKHDPYKGKVAGGKVWGRGAGDQEGAIPAMVYSAKIMRDLKLPLDEFSLYVVCTVMEEDCDGLCWQYIVQEDGLRPDVVVVTDSTDCQILRGQRGRMEIGVTVTGKSCHGSMPHLGDNAIYKMTKIVSEIEKLNAKLANDKFLGKGTITTTYWECKTPSLNAVPAHAYIHLDRRLTTGESKELAVKQVKDAVKRAGVSAKVEIPMYAERSYTGLVYPTEKYFPTWVMPEKSKPVQAAVETYKKLWGKTPKVGRWNFSTNAVSINGMFGIPCVGFGPAPEAVAHTVNDSVPIKHLVDCAAFYAAFPQLYCGLK
- a CDS encoding TIGR00725 family protein, whose amino-acid sequence is MTDRPSDMKFPATRTGPSIRRLQVGIIGSSEADEAMMRLAEGAGRVVAKLGAALVTGGRDGIMSAASKACAEAGGIVIAVIPGTGMEEANSHCHYVIPTGLGWARNVITAIAGDVMIVIGGAAGTLSEIAYAWMYDRPIIALSESGGWAKRLAGESIDHRREDTIVDCRSVEQLEAVLRELMPKLRR